DNA sequence from the Saccopteryx leptura isolate mSacLep1 chromosome 4, mSacLep1_pri_phased_curated, whole genome shotgun sequence genome:
CAGTCCTCCCGGTGCGTCTCAGTGAGTACATTCCAAGTGTATGTTTTGTTCATGCTGCCCTGAAGAAATGGACacagggcagtggttttcaagtCAGAACAATTTTTACCAGCAGTGGGGACTTTTGCTAACATATTTAGCTGCCATCACTTGGAAGGGGGAGTGCTACAGGTAACTAGGGGGTAAATGCCATAGATGTAGCTGAGCATCCTGTAATCACAGGTCATCACccttaataaagaaatatctcACTCATAATGTAAACAGTGCCCTGTTGAGAAACTCTGCCACAAGGTCTCACTTTTACAGGACTGGGTGCACTTTTGTCTTTAATTGAGAATATCCAAGCATCAGGGTTAAGGTGCTCAGAGGTAATTAACAAAACaatcattttaaagtatattgcCAAAAGTAAATCATGGGTAATTGATACATGGGTATATCTTAATTGTGATAATAGTAAATAAGTGTAAACAGTTGTCAAACTCATTGAAAAATACACTCAAAACTGATATGTTTTATGGCATATAACTTATGCCTCAAtcaagtgcattttattttttgtatattattttatttttaattaaatttattgcgtTTGGCACTGgtaaacataattatacaggtttcacgtGCCCAACTCTACAACACGCCTCTGTATACTGTATTTAAAGCTAAATCATCACCTCACACTCAAAACAGTacctatttgcatttaaaattaaactatcatgtcatttattcattgttttcaaTAAACATTCATTGAGTGTCTTTATTAggatactgaggatggctacataagtgactagaaaaaaaacaaaactccctgCTTTCAGAGCGCTTACATTCTAGTAGTGTATCGGCCTCTTTTTTTATACTTCAGATCTATATACTTCAATGGCCAATATATTGAGAAAATTCAGAAAGGTAATTAAAAAGTGACATATGGAGGCAAATAATACCAAAAGGGCATTGTTATGGGGCCATTTATTAATTGAACTCAGATGCAGCAAGTATTTTAACACTTTGAACAGCCCTACATAGTAGATAACATTAttgtcccattttaaagatgaggaaaagcCATGCTACCTGcccaaagttaaataaaatagggTAGGTCTTGGATTCGACCCCATGCTAGTCTGATTCCAGGTTGTAATATATTGCTTATAGTGTGAAACCCTGGGGAAATGTGCAAGAACAAGAAATTACAGAAGAATTATGAGGATTTTTAGCCACTGTAGCGAAGTCCGAAGATTATATACAACCACTGGAGACTGAATTCTTGCAGAGGCACTCTACATAATTCCAACAAGGAACAAGGTCTCCATGGAGTAGATGTTCTGTGTTCAACCAAACTGAATCCAATTTCCTCTCAGACACAAACGCCCTGCATCTAACTGGTAGCACGTAATTGGTTTGGATATCATAATGTGGGCACAAGTAGTACATGTCACTTACTGACCTGGCCTCTGAATAGCACTATGAGAGCCTCTACCTTCTCTTTCTTAGTATAGTTGCAGGCAGGATTGAGTGGAGGCCCAGGAAGATGATGGCACTTAAATTACCATGTGGGAGATCACATACTGAACATCTGATTCAGATTGTGACATAGTAAAAAATCTTTATTGTGTTGTCATTAAAATGTGGGGATTTTTTTACCTTAGGTGGCATAAGTACCTTACCTAGCCCAGCTTCCAtaaagcagaagagagaaaagttGATAACTTATTGAAGGACAGCCCTACGGATACCTGAGACTGTCAGAAGAGGAACAAGTGGGTCCCAGAGCAAAGTACGCCTGCAATATCTcgaaacaaaaaatgacaacactGAAGCTGTCCTACTTCAGTCACATCACAGGAAAGCAGGGTTCCttggaaaagacaataatgctgGGAAAATAGAAGGCAGCAAGAAAAGAGGAAGACTCAGTATGAGATGTTTGATTCCATAGAGGAAGCCATAGGCATGGGTCTATGGGAGTTGAGCAGGGCTGCTGAGGACAGGACATTGTGGACACTATGGAGCTCAAACAGTCACAGGTCGCCAGAAGTTGAGCCAACCCAGTGGCATGTAATACACAAGAGTAACACGAAAGCAACATCTGTGACAAGAAAATTTATGATTTATTAGTTTATCTGAAGGTTAATGTAGTTCCAGAAAACATTTGAGGTACAGAACAAAGACCCATACCATTtaacaaagtgaaataaatttaaaattgggAAGAAAGTGAAGCAAAggtaaataaatgtagaaaaggaGGTGGAGCCAGGAAGAAGCAAAGTACACAAAATACGTTCATCCTCTTTACTAAAGGTGGGTCACGCGTTTGGCTCTCAGCTTCCTGGGAACCCAAgtcaagagaaaaacatcaatgaaTTTGTTATTCACAGTATTCATAAGACAAAAGCAAATTAGATACCTGAGACAAACATGTTTATTCTAGTTCTAAGACCAGAAATTTCTTCCGTGGAGCCTCATAAAAATGACACAGTGAAACATATTGAAAGAAATCCTCAAAGGAAAAAATCCTCACAGTAAACACAGCAATGAGTTTCATAAGTCTGCTATTTATAAAATCAGTGCAAAGTGATAAGATGATGCTGAACACAATTCAGTAATCATGATACTGTTCAGTAGTGGTCGAGCTTAACTGAGGAATATAAAGAGAACTGGAAATTGAGCCTAACCCCTTgtgtaataattttataattagttgAAATGTCTAAAAGAACTATTTGATGAACTCAATTTTAATTTACTCAAAGTGAATAAATGTTACTCTCAAGTAAATTCCATTTTTCATAATTATCCGTCTAAACTGAAATGCCAAATGCAAACTTTATAGCAAAACAAACTCATCTTGATGGACTGTATTAACCGTGTAATTGCCAGACtattgtctagagcaggggtagtcaacctttttatacctaccgcccacttttgtatctctgttagtagtaaaattttctaactgcccaccagttccacagtaatggtgatttataaagtagggaagtaacttgactttacaaaatttataaagcaagttaaagcatctaataataatcacttaccaagtactttatattggattttcgctaagtttggcagaataaatctttataaaacaacttactatagttaaatctatctttttatttatactttggttgctctgctaccacccaccatgtaagctggaacgcccactagggggcggtagggaccaggttgactaccactggaagAGAGTGCCTGTCAGTGGATTCCTGAAATCTTGCCTGACTGGTAGAAAGATAGCAATTTTATAAACATTGATCAGTGATAATGGGCCTGGTTATAAATTTCCAGATAGTTCTTATTTGGACAGTTCTTCACAGTTATAATATGTAATGCAAGACAGCTGGTTCTACTCTCAAATATCTGTTTTTCTTACTTATACTCCagcaaaaaggattttttttcagaatgacCCATCAaattcatttacaaaatctccATCCTGATTTAAACTATgatttcctaaaataaataaattaaactacCTAACAATTTAGTATTCCAGTTATAGAAACAAGCAGAAAATTCTAGTGAATTTAAAGAAACCTGTTCAAAGTGATTATAACAAGTATCATTGTAAGTCAAGTCAAgatggagaaaaaatataaatgtaccaTGAGTCATTGATTTTCAAATTGGAAATGTTAGTTTGTgtattcattttgtaaaaatatatctACCTATGCTTGACAATTCTCAATGGCAAATAATTATGAGTTAGGTAATTTCTAAAAAAGTGAATCATCTTACATTGAGATAAGCAATAAAGTTGGAACTAGAAACATGAAatacttttaaggaaaaaaacaatattCAAAACTAATGAAACAAGGTGAATAGTAAAATATACGGCTTGAtcaggtaactttttttttttaagtgagaggaggggagataggagacagactcctgcatgcacctcaactaaGATAGACCTGGCATCCCTTTAGaaccaatgctcgaatcaaccgaactatttttagaaactgaggctgatgtacttggaccaaccaagctgctgcttgagggaagggaaggaggagagaagggagagagggagggagagagaaggagacattaACTTCttttgtatgccctgactggtaatcaaacccaatATGTCCAAATGCTGGGCAGatactctatcaactgagccagctggccagggcctttctttttttggaaaaattttcttCCAGTTGGTCATCACTAAATCATTCTGAAAGGTGGTGGAATATTTTCCAATCCTAACTGCCTTGGTACaatcacattttcttctttcctgaaatGAGATTTGTGTATTTCCCCTacacaaatgtaaaattttaaataaaagttaacatGGAGTTCTGACATTAATTCTACAGtagcaagaaattttaaaaacttaaaatcatAAGAAACTTGTTAACTTGAGTTTTTCAATGTAtgatagaaatatataatttcttcagtaaacaatttattttgaaataaaatctaaCCTAGTTCTTAAAAATCTAATATAGCCACtgttgaaataaatgacaaacacTGCACTTTAATTTTAGATATACTGTTGTATATAATGTAATTTTAGTCTCTAAAGACTCATGTGGGTCTAGAAAGTACATTGCTTACTCTATGATATACACCCTACTCACTACTTAAAataattggattttatttttaaaatataactttggATTAAATCTTATGTCCCTAAAGATGTTTCTGTTTTGTACCAATCCATGAAATATCTCATTTCTCTTACAAATCATTTTATAGCAAAAGAGTATCACACTGAATCAAAACTTTCTCTAGaatgattcatatttttcttgctAGCTATTATGACTAAATTTAGATTGTTGGGTTATGTGTATCAGAAATTGTGTATGATATCTATTCCAGAATTCTATTTCTGTATAACAAACTACCCCAACACTTAACaacttaaaagaattttttttttttactttctcttgtaGTTCTAGAGGTGGACAGGTTCAACTGGGCAGTTCTCGTTTAACACACTTCATATGGGTTTAGGCAAATCATGACTGTAGCTGGAGTCACCTAAAGGCTTCTTTACTCATATATTTGATATCTGGGCTGAGAGATGGCAGAAAGAGCTGGTGCTGGTCAGGCATATAacatatttctctcttcttctctccttcccttccctcccctctcccctcctccacccaaaTGGCTTCTCCAAATGATTAGCCTGGGATTCCTCATAGTCCTGGCGGTCTCAGGGTCGGCCTTCTTACATGAAGGCCGACTTCTCCTAAGAAAGCATTCTAAGTTGCCTGAATGGAAATTGCAATGCTTTTTATAAATCAGCCTCAGAAGTCTCAGAATGTCACTTTGCTGCATTCTATTGATTAAGCACGTCACTAAGGTCAAGAGTGGATCAGATTCCACCTTTTCATTGGAagagttaaaaagaaattatagttaTCTTTAATTTACCACTATTCAAAAACGGAACATTGCcaaatttctttaaactttttttcctctctagtGAATTTAGAGATCAATATTAGGATATGTTAGTCAGCTAGTTAATTTATTAATTggttttaattaataattaagaaaacaatggaaagtaatataaaatttttctttggccTCAATTTGCTCTTTGacataaacattatttataaaatgaatcttTTATACAACACAGCTAAATTCCTAAATGTATAGATTGATAGTGAGAAACTGATGACTTCCCTAAAAAAAGCAACATTACTACTAGGTGTCTGTTCCAGTTATTTAATATTGTCCCAAACATAATGGcttgaaagaaaaatcattttattgtatctCATAAATCTGTAGTTCAGCATTTGGGGTATGACTAAACTGGGCAACTCTTCTCTGCACAGCTTGACTGGGGTCACTCAGTGTTATTCAATTGGCACCCCACTGGGCTGGAAGGTCCCAGGTAGCTTGACTCACACTCCTGACCCCAAAGCAAACCTCCACCTACTTTTGGTGTTTTCTTGAGGACTTTCCAACAGTCTAGTCAGACTTGTCACAAGAAGGCTCAGGTTCCAAGGGCAAGTGCTCCAACAGTCAGGAAAGGAAGCTATCAAGATGACAAGAACTGTGCAGGGCACTGACAAGCGCCACTTATGACAAATTCTCTTGGTCAAAATCATCAGAGAGAGTTCATCCAGATTCAGGGAGAGATGGCAGAGAACTCTACCTCTTGATAAAAAGAATTTGCAACTATCTAAGTTGCCACAGGGCCCATGAGGACGCAGATGAATGACATAAAACTTAGGTTACTAGGGCCTTTCAGATACCACTTTCCCAGGCTCATTTACCACTGGTTTCTTCCCACTAGTCAAAGAACACCAGGAACACTTATAATTGAACAAACTGGGCTTATTACTCATTGAAGTTAAAGAGACTGAATACTATGAGGAACTATGGGCATCTCAGTAAGATGTTTGGACCTATAGAATTTGGACTTTTCTGTGACTTTGGTTGTCTTACTAAATCTTACTTAAGAGGAAGGATTAGTTCAAGGTTAAGGTTGTAATTGGTAAGGAAGCAGAAGTCATCATATTAATTTGGATAAGGGTGATGTTTGGTCATTTTTGTAAATTGAACGATGTTCATGTTCTGTCTGTGTTCAGATATGATGAAGCCATAATCTTACTCTTTTCTTGAGTCATTGCAGACCCAGGATAATTTCGTCTGATGTAGATGTTCTTTGAAATTATTAACGTTCAGCAGGATAACACTAATATCCAAGgaagcttctctttctctcactccaaACATGCCATACTCATACTGGCCTTGAGTTTTCTCTGCCCTTCATCGGTACTTCTACTCAGTTCCCTATTAATCTTCAGGAATCCTTCCCTCAGCACTCAGTTCTCTCTGAGACATCCTTAGCAGCGGTTACTTGGTTTACACTTTGTTTCCGCAGATAAGATTCTAGCACACAACTCTCTCACAGCTGGTGAATACTGCAGATCACAGGCACTTAGTATATAGTCATAACACAAGAAAAGGTAGAGGTTTAGTTTTCTGTTCCATCAACTGGAGCATATGTGGTGAAACTACTGCTCTAGATGTAGtgaaaaaaatgttctggaaaaCTAGACCCCAAGAATCCAATCAGGAACACGACAAGAACTCAGATCTGAACTAAACAATTACTGCTCACTGGAAACAATGTAGGTAGGTACTAGTCCGCCGGGAGCCGGGAGCCTGGAGCGGGACTACATCTCCCACAATCCTTTAGGGACAAGGAGCCGCCATGTTTTGAACTACAATTCCCATAATACACGGCGCCCTCCACTTTGTCGCGATTTCCGAGAACTCTGTCCCATTTCCCATCTTCCATTTCGGTCCTTGCACGGAAGTGAACAAGGTCGTGCAAAAGAGCAGGTGGTGTGATATCGCCATTTTTTGCAAGGCTTCCGACAGCACAATGTTGGGACAGAGCATTCGGAGGTTCACAACCTCTGTGGTCCGTAGGAGCCACTATGAGGAGGGCCCAGGGAAGGTTAGTGTGTAAGGGGCCGGGTTCGTTCGCGCGGGGGCGCTGGGCTGAGACTCCCTGCACTCCCACGGCCTCCTGTGGGCCGTGCGGAGGGAGAGGGAAGCCGACCCGCATCCCACTGCGCCCACACACGGGGAGAGTGCCCTGACCTCGGGGGAGCCCCGTATTCGAGGGAAGGAAGGAGTAGAATAGGCAGCGCTGGAGGTCTCAGCTCCTGCAACAGCAGTGGAGACCTGTCCGCAGCTCTTGTGTCTTCAAGCGGAGCTGCAGGTAGCAGCACTGGGAGTGAAGGTCGTTGGAAGCTCATGAAGACAGGAAGGCTTGTGGCTGTGAGTCGACTTCTGACTAGTGGACTGAATTCTCAGTATTAACCCTCCTTGGTTGAAGGTGGGTTTAGACTAAAGTATAAATAGCTTAAGTCGGGGTGTTAGTAATAGCCTCCGAGGGTACAGGAATGAGAAACGGTCTTGAGGTTAGGGCTGCTTGGTTCTGAAGAAATCTGACTTCGTAGCAGTTAAGGGGCATATGCCCTCCTTAACAAGTGTTTGGTTGTTAACAAATAGTAAACACTGCATTCTGTTTCTAAAATTACTTTGGAGAGTATTtctgattttctaaaataaaagaaaattcacatTTTTACACCTGTGTTCTTGAATACCACTTGCCGGTGCTCAGTAACGCCAGATAACCTTTTACTTCCTAGTTTATATATGATGAGGGTCATAGGATTTGAAAGATAATGTTTATAAAGGGTTATGATATATGGCGTATGTAACCTGATTATGTAATAGAAAATTAGTGTAGCATCCTCTgtacttatttttcaaatataaaatcagatgaagttctgtttttgttttttctcttttcccaacaGAATTTGCCATTTTCAGTGGAAAACAAGTGGCGGTTACTAGCCATGATGACCCTGTTCTTTGGGTCTGGGTTTGCTGCACCTTTCTTCATAGTAAGACACCAACTGCTTAAAAAATAAGGATGTTTTCATTAATTCGTGAAACAGGTAATTAATGGATTTCTAATTTTGCCAAAGCAATGCTTTCCCTATTATTTCTTCCTCTGTTcttcacctcaaaaaaaaaaaaagttacaaataacATTTTTGCATGTAAGGCTGATTCTGGAAGTTAAGTGTATATGTGACATTGGCGGAGACAGATTAATAAACCTAAAAACAAGTGTTTCTTTACCTGAAAGCCAGGGTGTGTTTAGTACTACTGTACTGTTTGTTAGGCACACTTTACATTAATAATCTCATGTGGCTCCCTAGCAAGGCTGCGAAGTGAATGACCCGAGACATAAACAATGTGAAGTTGCATAGCTAATGATGGTGGACTAGAATTTTTAGCCAGAGCTTAATTTACACTTCTTAACCAGCGAAGTTCTAGTAGACTGATTGTTAGTGAGGGCAATATATGTTAGTAAATGCCCAGAGGAGTCTTGTGTTCTGGGAGGTTAGCAGAGTCTctgtaagaagaaaatatttatttaccatattttcccgtgtataagacactccatgaataagacacactttaattttgtggcccgaaatttgaaaaaaaatgtattacataaagttattgaactcaagttttattcatcataaaatttatacaactcctcatcactgtcaaagctcccatctattagcttgtcctcatctgtgtctgatgacgagtcactgtcttcaacaatgagcacaaaaaaagtgggaaatacaagtaaaaaaattactaccactgtgtaagacgcatccatttttacaattttttgtaaaaatgtgtcttatacatggggaaatacagtagcttAATTGTAAGCAGAATTTCCCTTAAAACGATACTACAGGAAACTCTGGGATGATTGGAATAAGTTCCAAAATATACTTTAGAAAAGTAAAGACTTTGTCATACTATAGAAGGGAAATGATTAATTCAGGTCTTTACTATGGAAGTATTGTGGTGCATATGATGAAGCAAATCAGTATGAATGAACTCGTGATGCTGTAAACGCTTTCTGATGTACCAGCATACACTGATAGACCATGTGTTAATGAAAACTACTTGGTTTCTCgaatgagattttttaaataccattatttttctgtgtttttatttacagATAAGAAGAGGATCATTTTGAGAGGTGCAGTCTCTTTGAAAAATGGATTAAACTGTTGAACTCAACATATTAGATGTGTTTGTAAATAAACTTAATGGCATGAATCCTTAATGTCTCTTCTGTGAAATACTAAATGTGAAAATTAAGCTTGTGTGTACTTTTTTATTTGGGTATTATCCCATCATTAGTTTCTGatcaaaatatgtataatttcgCTCGTTTCTTAGTCTTAAGTTCtgaggttttatttgttttgacagaagggagagagggtggagagagatgataagcatcaactcatagctgtgtccCTTCAGTTCATTGATTGTCCCTCACACTCCTtgactggggcaggggtggggggctcaagtcaagccaatggccccttgctcaagccagcaatctcaggatCATGTTGATCCAGCACACAAGCtggtgatcccgcactcaagttgTTGACCTTGGAGCCTCAAACCTGGCACCCCAGCATCCCTGgccgatgcttcatccactgtgccaccacccaccaccggtcaggcttcATTTAATTTTTGATTGCTAGGTCACAACCTTGTTGGTATTATGCTATAAAAGGGAAATGCAAACTTGACTAGTTCTgtgctaatttttatttgaaatgtggAAACGAGATTTACTTTTAGTTTTCCCTTTACTTGGAAGGAGGAAATTGGTTTTTCTTCATGAGTGATAATTAATCATGAGGAAAACCAGTGTCATACACAGATTAAAGTTTAgaacttcattcttttcttctagaCCTATACCCTAAAAATGTAAGTTTTGTCTTAATGTGCCACTGACCAATATTATCTTGTTTTGACTGAATAGAAGTACAATAATTGAATGGAATGTAATAGCATGTAAGGTAGAATATAGGGAATAGTTACCAATTTATTCTGGAGATTTGACTAGTAGAAATGGGTTAAAAGCTGGCTCTGATTAGTAATTGTGTCAATGAATCAACTATCCATGAGTAGTGAAATAGTGTACTGACTTCATTCCTAGGCTTTGTATTAAGGCAAAGAAAAAGTAGCTACCAGATACTTTATTCTGTTTTGTCACTTTTGAAATATCACTGTTAGAAGAATGCTATGAAACAGGTTGTACACTGGTGGTCTGTGGCTCCAGATTTTGGGGAGAGAAAGGTTGCTGTGCTGTTTTTAAACCAATATTTAAAACTAGAATATTCCCATTGAAGTCTGTATTTGTGGATTCTTAGAAAATTTGCTCTGGGGGGTTCTGCAAATCCCTTTGTGGAACAAAACGTCTGCCTTCATCAGTCCTTACGGTAATAGTGGATTTCCTGTATGTTCCTAGAGTTAAATTAACTAGAaccttaaatattttacttttccctCAGTTTATTTGAAAAGGCCTATTTTAGACTTCAGTAACCACCTGGCAACTACGTCAATAATGGTGGCAATTTAAATGACTGTTTAACCATTCCCTATACTTGTAGATCATGTTTTGATTATTCATTGATGAATTAGATATTGTTTGGTGAGTTTTTCTGTGGAACATCAAGGCTTTCTGCCTCTGGGAAAAGTAAAGAGTACATTTAGGATTCATAAAATGATTGAGTTCTTGGTTCAAATCTTTGCCCTTAACTGACAAATTTAGCTGTCTCGGTTTTGTTGGAAGAAATACGAATATAGCCTACCTGGTGTTAGGTTGAGAATGAACCAGCTGTATAAAAGACATTTTACTTTGTGGCAAGTCCTAAATGaatgtttcctttttctgttttaaaatacatcGAGTCAAAAGGGACAGCAAGCTGTAGGTACAAAACATCTGATTCATTCAATTTGTCCCCCCAAGTTAAAGTCTGAGGATTAGACAGTAAGTACTCACTTGACGTTGCCAGTAGGTTGTGCAACTTTAAGCACAGAATGACTTACAGCAGTTTGACTACAGGCTAATTGGtgtaaacaagagttaagttcctattgCATATTTATGGTAAAAAATCAATTTTACGAAGAAAGTCCCAAAacacttttaatattaaatatttaaataaatgtgagcattacatttaagaaagatcaatagaaacaggaaaattactTTCCAGCCATATTCCAGGTCATGATTGCTGGTGGCTGGAGACTTACCTGGGCAGCTCAGGGTGCAGGGGTTTTTCCATCCCAGAGCACACTCCCACACTCACTGATGTACGATTTAGACATGCCAGTTCCCATACCGATATTTGGGATGTGGGAAGGAATCAGTAACCTGAAAACAAATTGGGAGAACCTCCAAATCATTGGCAGTGACCCTGGCCAAGAACTATTTTCTcataaatgataaaacattggaAGGCCTGCTGCATATGAACAAGAGAAAAACCTTAGTTCTGAGAGAAGTATTGGCTTGCTCCATCCCCATAAAAAGGCTTCAGTAGGCTGGCTTTTTACTGTGTAAGTATATTGAGTGATAGAGGGCAAATATGTTTTTGGAGTGTGGTTTTCCAGAGAAGTAACCCGAtgtgtataaatttatttttaaggaagtaTGTTGTGTTTGTGGAGGTCTGACAGGTTCAAACTCTGATGCTGTAATATTGAGAGTCCAGTTCTAGTCTGAGGCACCCGTCTGGCAGCATCCCGTCCTCCAAGTTGGTCTTGTCTATTAAGGTCTTCAAGTGACTGGACGAAAGTCACCCACATTctgaataataattatatatatgtagctCTTGATTTTTGACCAAGTATCTGGACACCATGGCTCAGCCAATTTCACATATAAAACTAACCACAATTTCCTATATGCATGTGATTCCAGTATAAACTTTTTGTGttggctttaattttttaatgcagaatattaattttgtaattttattatgtgtgtatatacctcctgtacactttttttttaattcaaggtaAAATGGATATGGTGTAAATTGTTCAAGTCCCAAAGCTATCCTGCAGTTTTAGATGGGTATTTTCAATTACTGTAGCTACAGTCTaatccaggggttgggaacctatggcttgtgagccagatgtggctcttttgatggctgcatctggctcacagacaaatctttaaaaaaaaaataataatgttaaaaatataacacattctcatgtattaaaatccattcatttcctactgctcatgttcatggttgtgggtggctggagccaatcacagctgtcctccaggacaacaccagatttttattggacaatgca
Encoded proteins:
- the COX7C gene encoding cytochrome c oxidase subunit 7C, mitochondrial, which produces MLGQSIRRFTTSVVRRSHYEEGPGKNLPFSVENKWRLLAMMTLFFGSGFAAPFFIVRHQLLKK